In Carassius auratus strain Wakin unplaced genomic scaffold, ASM336829v1 scaf_tig00214763, whole genome shotgun sequence, the genomic window gtttatttgttttatggtttagtTTTGTCCTAAAAGATAAATCCCGATCCATAAATGTATTCCAGTCGGTGGCAGTAATGCAGCAGTCAGTTAGGTTGCCATCCGCTAATAAacatcaaagaagaagaagaaggtttgcTAAGCGGAACTAATGTGAACTCCAAACCTTTCCTCGGAAACACGGAACAGTTTTAGTGTGACATCACAATGGTTGCGCACTAGAAAGTGctcaaatagtttttaaaatatacgaAGGGTCAAGCTGTCTCCGCTTTTATAGAAACAACAACTATAAATTGTCCCCAGAATTAAAGGTATTTTGTACAGCTGTCAAATGGCTTTGTTAAGTGGTATTTGCCGTAATGTTCGCACGCTGCTGGGTCAATGTCAGAGATCTGCGGCTGCAGCGGCGTGGGTTCACTGTCAATCATGTAAGTAACAGATCTAGAACACAACTACATCAGTATATACTCTCTGCTGCATGTGTTTACGTTACTACAGAACGAGTTTGAAGCAGTAGATTTGTAGAATTTGCCCTCTATaatgaatattttgtttttctcagtGAACAGACCGATTTGGACCTAAAGTACACGAAGTAACAAGAAAAGAAAGCAAATGATTAAATATGAACATGACTTTGATTCATTAAAGTGACTCGAGTCTTGAGTCCGTTCATAATAATTTATTCTGAACTATGTCAATAATTTTTCCACTCagatttccttttttatatatttcccaGCTAAATGTATCTATCATATCTAACATATATttgaataatgattataataatcttattttcatacattttaataaccGGGTGACTTCTGAACAATTCGTTCACTTAAAAGATTTGTTTACATTGTTTTGACTGTTTGCAATTTCAAAACGGTCATCATTATAATTTATATGATTGACAGAAAtcgttaatttaaaaaatatatatatttttgttttacactgAAGAGCTTTTTTCCCCCACACACtaaagaatgtgtgtgtataaaagaaTCCAGAATAATAAACTCCAACAGTCTGCACTTAATTAGAGACGGATGCATTTGAACACCGATACAACAGCATCACATCATTTAAACCCCTCAAGGGATCTGTAgatataattcatgaatgataTGTATGATGTGTCTCTTCCCACCAGCTCGGAAATATAGTCAGACAGCGCCTGAGCCAGAACCAGTGATTAACGATAATGAAGCcatcaataaaacatttgttaacCGCAACCCAAGAAACCTGGAACAGATGGCGCTGGCAGTGAAGGATCGAGGCTGGGCTACAGTGTGGCCCTCCAGACAATATTATCACAGGTTTGTAAGCTTTCCAATGTCTAGAGCTAGATGTGAATAATAAAACCCCTACAAAGTTCTGCTGAGCACAGCTCTAATAACAGCATCTTAAAAACCTTTTCCAGATAGAAAAACAAATGCACACCATCTATGAATATTGAACTGATGCTGTTTTGTTCTGTACCGTTCCTCCGTCAGGTTGGTGTTCAGGCGCACGCAGCATCACATCACAGCTGAGGTGTATTCAAGTGACTCTGTAGATCCAGTGCTGTCCTGCTCCACGAAGGAGTGGGCACTGAAGCGTGAGCTGGGCTCCACACGCTCTGTAGCAGCTTGTCGTGCCGTCGGTGAGGTGCTTGCTCAGAGGTGTCTTGAAGCTGGCATCACACGCATTGTTTATCGAGAGGTACCGTGGAAGTTTCGATCAGAGTCGgtgagttttgtttcattttttattttattttttcaatgctTTTTAGGTATTATACATAAATGGTGAAAAAGTATCTACTAATTCATGCCTTTTTCCCCCTCTGCAGAATCAGACATTCTGGACAGCCATGAAAGAGGGTGGTGTCATGCTTAGTGAACCAAGGCGAAAATTCATTTAAGTTGcaacatctgttttttttattatcattactgtTCTGAAGTGTGGCTTTtgtctgtaaatataaatattctcaCATTCAAACAGTGTATTTATTGTCGATTACAGAAGGGTCCTCAACACATTATAGTAATTTGATTATCGTGATATAAATCTTTGGTTTGACAGTGAAACGATGTAGTGGTTTTCAGTTTGATTTTTGCAAACTAAAGATGTTTCcgtttctttttaaaagtatttgtattttgtatgttttaaaaactGATGCATTTCagacaagaaaaaagacaaaagactTTGCTGCGAATGACACTACGGTGCAAAAAATTTGGGGCCAATTTGATTATTTTCTTCAGCAGGAtgttacattgatcaaaagtgatagtgtATACATTTGTAATGggacgacaaaa contains:
- the LOC113092933 gene encoding 39S ribosomal protein L18, mitochondrial-like, encoding MALLSGICRNVRTLLGQCQRSAAAAAWVHCQSSRKYSQTAPEPEPVINDNEAINKTFVNRNPRNLEQMALAVKDRGWATVWPSRQYYHRLVFRRTQHHITAEVYSSDSVDPVLSCSTKEWALKRELGSTRSVAACRAVGEVLAQRCLEAGITRIVYREVPWKFRSESNQTFWTAMKEGGVMLSEPRRKFI